A window of Fusarium oxysporum Fo47 chromosome II, complete sequence genomic DNA:
GAACAACGGGGGATTGAGCCTTGTCGGAGGCGAGGTTATAGCCTTGCATAGGGGCTTCGTCGAATCCCTTGACCTCCTCGAGGAAATCCTGGGCTTGCCTACGGGCATCGTTGGACGAGTACGGGCTATGGACGACCTCAAGCGCCTGGTGGATTTTGGTGAGCACTTGAGATTcaccaccagcgccagccGAGGGCATTGAGCTCCCGTTGGCTGCCATGTTGGTACTTTCGTCTGGCGGATCAATACGCGAGCGATGGATGGCTGGCGAATGTAGGGTTCACGGAaaagcagagcagagcagagcacGGGAGCGAAAGCGCTTGTTCTACGCAAGCCTTGTAACGGAGATCTGGTCACGGAGAAATATCTAGGCCAGAGCCATGGAGATAGGCAGAAAAGGGCGGATCGTCGTTGTCTGCTGTTTGGGGTTCACGGTTCGAGGGTTTCGTTTGCGACGGCGGGAGCAAGATGAAGCAGATAGCGAAGCAAGCAAGCGAAGAGCCGGAAGTGACTGGGGGGAGATGGTTAGATGCAAATAAGCAAAGCAAATTATTTTTCCAACAAAGGcggtgaagaagaagataaccCGAGAAGAAAAGATTGGTCACAGTATCAAGTTactttggagatggtgaGAGTGAAAGCCAAAGTGAAAGTGGTGAGAGGGAAGTTAAGTGTTGGGCTAAAATTCAGAGCTCTCAGGCTGAAGAGAGCCGAGAATGATCAGTGAGCGAGCCTAGACCAGCTAACATAGTACAGCCAGCCATTGGCGGCGGGGCAGCCCCATTTGAAACAATTCACCTTGCACACCTCATGCATGAATTTAGAACTGACAAAGAACTATTAGGGCGATAAAGTGAGAGCTGAAtcagaaaaagaaaatacaGCCATAAAATCTCAATGGTTCCCTCCGTACAGTCTTGGGTTCAGGCTTCCCTGGAGCATCACAAAGAGAGCATCAGTATGTGGCTCCGATGGACAACTGTCAACTTATTTCTTACCGTCCAATGTATCAAGCTCCTCATGCATGTCCACGGTGACACTTACAGCTGGCCCCAGTCGTTGTTGGGGTCCTTTGTTTCTATGTGGTTTAACCTCCTGTCTGACAGGGGCCCGGCCATTAACCATGCTGCAAGGCTGAAAAGGAGATCGATAGGCTTTGATTCTAGCTCACGTCACTCCTATAGAGGggttcaagatcatcatgcCACTACCCAATTTCGTCTATTTGCTTTAGTTGCTGTTATAAGTATCGTACATTTCTTGACCCGAGATTTGAGCCGTTGAAACATGATTATCCAAGGCAGAAGTGTACTGACTGTACTGATAAGTGTATTGAGTCGCAGAATATCGCCTACTCAGCCAAAGAAACCCATGAGTTTATTTTGTAGACTGGTCTGAACTGGTGCTGTTTCAAAAGTGATGAGATTGAGCTATACATAATTTGGTGGCATGAAACTGCGTGCACTCTTACTCTGAGTCCTATTTGTTGGCTGGCGCATACTGCCAGAGACAGAGCAGCTTATCATAGAAGCTAGTCGATACACACCGCACAACATCAGAAGGCTCATTATGCCGAATAAAGTCACTTCCATAGTTCATGCTCTTGTGTTCTTCAAACCTCGCCAGAATCTCACAACTCCAGTCCTTGTCATTCTTGACCTCCAGATCCAAAAGTCTTGCGCCtgcatgcatgcatgaaGCGAGGATCCTCACTTTTATAACCCCTTTAGAATCTTGTATTTTGACCAGATCCAGTCGCCAGACACCTCCTCCTAGGTTTTGCTCAAGCACTAGCTCGACCTTTTTCATGCCATATGATTCGTGCAGGTCGTGTATAACGAAAACACGTAGATGGTCGTCATAGCTGCCTGTCACAACTACTCTGCCTGAATTCTTTGTGAGTGGGAAGAGTGGCAGAATTGCTGTGACCCCTGCATCATGTGCCCCCTTGATAGTTGCGGGCGAATATGGCTCTTCGCACGGGGAATCAGGCTCACTTGAATTCCAAATGCAGGACGTGTAGCGAAGCATGGAGTCATCTCCACCGCAATAAGCTGCGACTTGGGCCTTATCCTTAGTTGACTCTGGTGTTGCGGGTGAGAATGCAATGCACCAGGCCTCGAGGGAATTGGCAATACTGAGATTAGCGTAGTTCTGAGTGATGCGGTACTCTTCGTCCAAATGTAGTATTCGAGCAGAGCCTGTCGAAGTTGTGAGACCAATCAGATCTGGGACCTCAGGATGCCAGTTGCATTGCAGGAACAAGATATCTTCTGGAATATCGTCACATCTGCTTGTTGCTATATGCTGTAAAGGAGCTGAGGGATTTGCCTTCGGGTCAAGCTTGAACACAGCCAGTGTCCCAGTGCTAGATACTACAGCCATAATATCCTCTCTGCCTTTCTGAGGGTGGAATCGGAGGTCTAGAATAGCTGAAGGCTGCGAAACTGTCTGAACTAGATGACTATGATCATACGCGTCAGCTACCAATCAGGCCCCAGGAAAATGAACTTACAAGTCGTCACCAACGACATTGAAGACTAGTAAACTCCCATTGCGGCTTTGTGGTGTCTTAGTCGCGGTTGCAGTATCAGTGTCATCGTTGTTGTCTGTCTCTTTTTGGGCATCACCATTTCTTTCGAGGTTGTAAGTTCCCACCACGAACAAGTTAGGATGCAGATTACAGAACTGGATACAACTAGGAGGTAGATCTAAGGTTAAGGAAACCTTTGACGAAACGATTTTGGAATCATCCATGGGTAATATTGGATATTGAAGTGATATGCAGGATTTGACAAAGGCCAAAGCAAGCAATCAACAGAAAGCAAACGGAGTTCAAATGGTGGGGTCCGCTTCTTTAGTTGTTATCCATTTGTAGGGTGAGACTTGAGAAGTGCGATGATCGCCATAATTCACAGTTGGCATCTCAAATACCAAAGAATTCTGCGAAGCACCCAGATATTTAACTACCAGAGGCTTTACATACAGTGGTTGACTATTTCCATGATCAACTTGAGGCGTAATCTACGTTGCAGGGTATAAGTTACAGGCCTCAAAGCTTAACTGCCGGACTAGCGCTATCAACGCGAACTTGCTTCTGCGACTCCATCCCCTCGTCTCGTCTGGGGTATTCATCTCCTTACGTCAACACGCGTGTTTCTTTATTAACTTGACACTTTAACGGATAGGACGGCTGAGGCGGTGATTTTGTTTCTTACATTTACAACACTTTCGCCTTTAATTTCTGCTTGTTGCGCAGTTTGTGCTCCTGCTCACAAAACCAACAGTTCCAGCGCCATTGCTGATTAACACAAGGCTCTGCTTTGTTCTGACTATATCCTCCTCGAGTTCAACTTAAATCAACGTCATGGAATATTCCGATGATTCTGACTTCTACGGTACGCCCCACCGTTGAATCAAACCCTCATTAGCTTACAGTTTTAGGGGATGATGATATGGTCATGAACCTTAACAACCGTTTACAACGCTTCGATGTTCAGAGCTGGATGctcgagcagcagcaaagcCCTGGAAGGCCTATTCCTGACAAGAGCATCGTTGCCGAAACATCGCATCTTCACAATCCCTATGCTGGGGTAAATTATGCATGGCAGCTTACCGAGACCGTAGATCAGTTCCTCGCACGTCTCCCACCCAGGACAACAGACATCACGGAGGATACGCCTTGGATTTTTATTTGCAATCCGTATATCCCCCGTGTTGAGAAGTCTATGGGGCAGAACCAACTCAGTAAAGGtaatgaagatgaggctccCGAGGAAGAAGGCAGCAAGACTGCGCTTGTCATGGAAGGTGGCCTGGAGAGACTAGAACTTctctccaagttcaaggacgGACTGAAGAAAACCAACAAGGTCCTTGCAACACAAGAGCGAGATATTCGAAAAGAAATCAAGAAAGCCTCAGATGATATACTGCACCTGGCGCACGCTGCCAAAGTCCGCGCTGGCAAGGTTTGTATCGAGGATGTCTCGCCAAAACACGACTGACACTTAACAGTGGATGTTATTCTGCACACCAGCAGAAGTAAACGACGTGTGGGAGATTGTCGCGAAAGCGACTGCCAAAAACGAGCTTGGCATTGCTGCAAAGGTTGCTCCACGACCAGCCGATGAGGATTCTCGAAAAGATCGACTCATTTGCGTGTACACGACCGATTTCGCAGACAAGGCCGACGTTGGCAGGGTGCTTCAGAAGCTGCGAGAGCTCAGATTGGTTGAAGCTCGAGGAAGACCTATCTACTATAAGCCAGGTGAGTCATGGTTGGTATTGATGTCAATAAAGTGAGGCTGACGCAAGTCGATAGATGCATATACGTACATAGGGATATCCTCTGGGAATCCCTGGGGTCTGAAAGCGTCGATCTATAAGTCATCTGACATCTTCCAGACCTGACGACGCACAACAAATGACTCATCTAGCCAggcagaacaagaaggaaTATTTCATCGTATATGGAGGATCAAAATCAAGAATCCGAGTGCATGATATAGAGAGAAGCAAAAAAGAATAGGATCGTATCGTCATGACCTTCATAACCAATATCCTAAACGCCGGTGATTCCAAAAGATGCTAATTTCGCATGACGCTCAAATGCTGTCGCTGACCTATGCCCAGTCCGTCCGTGTCCACCAATGACTTCCCATCACTGAACCCCGTAGAAATGCTATAAACACCCATGCAACCGTGAAAGCTTATACATCGATGATTTCAAGATCATTAGCGCTGGCGTCAAGGTCGATGTACTTAAGCGGCAGAACAAGTCGATATGCACTGTTGCCATTGAGGTAGTATCGGTGTAGCTTTTTAGTGCGCAAGAAACCGAGCTGTTCGTACAATCGCATAGCAGCGACGTTGGTCTCTTCAGTTTCGAGGACAATTTCGTCAGCATTACGCTTCGTCATGGCGTCGATAGCCTTCTTGACGAGGGTTGTTGCAATACCATGGCCACGGAAGTCGGAAGCAACGGCCAACATGGCGATGTAGCCTCTTCGAGTGGGGTTGGAGTGCGAAGCATGGACTTCCAGCTTGCACACTATAACACCGATGAGAGATGAGTCGGCTGGGTTCAGTGCCTGAGGACTATTGTCAGATATCTGAGAATCGACTCGAGAGTGAATTGGTCTTACCATGAAGCAGAGATGTGCCCACTGGCACAAGAAATACCGATATACATAGATGCTATAAGGCTCACTCAAGTCCTTTGAGATCAATGCCCGGATAGCGGGTAGATACTGAGCCTCGAGGGCATGTTCGTATTGTACGTAGCGTAATTCGCCAGGAAGGTTGTCGATTTTGGTAGGGGCCATGGGATTGTGGGGGTTTAAAGTAAATAGAAGAGACCAGACTGATTCTGGGCAATCAGTTATACTGTTGAGAGCTGTGGTAGTAGAGTtgagttgaagttgatgtttGGGTAAGATCTTAGATATGGGTTTAAAACCAGATCTTGACTTGACACCTAAAGAGGGGCAGGCAGAAATGGAGACTCAACCCGGTATCGGTGTGAGGGGTAGGTGATAGTCTACAGGGTGTCAAGGAGGAAAGGAAGAGGCACTTCAGTTCAGGTCCAATGGACAAGAGTCATTAATTCAAGAAAGAGGGTGGGAAGATCTCAAGATTTGAGGCTGGAGGTGGCAATATGCAATGCATTGGAGGTATCACAGCCAGCGCCTCCAACAGTAATTGCCAGGTTTGGTAAACTGCACCAAAGAATTGATGCACATGGCCACGAGGGCAAGGCACGCAGGGCCGTTGGCAGGGATTCTGCTCTGCTGCAGCAGCCGCCAAGGACGCTATTTTAGAGCTTTTTTGATGTTTTTGTGGAGGGGGCGGGGGCATTGGAGTAAAAAGGTCCTGCATGGCTCTAGCTATTGCATCGTTAACAGAGTGGTCCGATCAAGCCGATATAAGCGATGGACAAATGCGTCTTTATGTAAAGTCAATTTGAACTAGGCCAAGGGAGAGACATGGAGAAAAGGTCTGTGTTCTTCCATCATTTGGAGTTCAAGCATGTGATAATGCCAGCTCTAAACTCCATAGCATGATATATATCCCTTCCTCGTGGAATGGAATGGTTTACCTAACCCttaaagaagagaaagacgCTTGACTCTTTTATCCCTTTGTAATTTCGGCCTCTTCCGTTTCATCCCCTCGGCACTTTAAGATAGCCTTATCTTGGCTTTGACGTCAGGTTCCTGCCTATCAGGAACGGCAAGCATGTCCTTTGAATGAGCTCCCTCCCTGGACACTTGACAATTTTCATGTGATGCACGCGACTCCCAAACATGGCGCAACTCTTTCATAATTACCACGGTCCGTGGCTTTGATGAATCTTCCATTATCACTCAACAGACATTTTCTCACGTATTAAATTAGATCAGTCGGTATATTTACTCTACAACTTCCGCTGACAGATGATACGATTCTTTAGACTTCGGGCTTTGCGACCACCCCGTTTTTTGTTTTAGATTTAGAGCACGCGCCCACCCGCACCTAAAGTAGGTGTCCATGGGCGTCATAGCTACGAGCGACATTTCTCAAAACTCCAACAATTTCCCTAGTCTATCTTGGTCGGGTTCTTTTTCCTCCCAAACAACTGACTAAAGAAGACGACGCCTCCCAGAGGCTTGTTCTTGGGTCGACAACATGGCGAAAAATCTGCGGCGCCGAAATGTTCAGggtcaagatgaagataCGAAAACGAACGAGAGCGACGATGCTTCGAGGGAGGAAAGTTCAGCGACCGACCCGACAACGCACGTTCGTGTTGTCGAGCACGCCGTTCCAAAGACCCGGAAGCGGCGCAATACCTTCATTTTCTTTCTTGGTAGTTTGTTTGGAATAATCGCCGCCGGGTTTTTCGCTTCCAGCAATGATCTTATCGACCTTCCCGAGTTCACCGACTTGTCCATGGACAACCTATTAGATGCTCTGCCAGCTGGATTGGTCAGGGACATACGCGATCTAATCCAAGGCGAGCGCGACTTTGCAGAATCATATGAGCCTTTCTCTGTCGGAACCAAAGCACGAGCTGAAGGTCTTGAAGCATACCATCCCATGATTATGATACCAGGCGTTATTTCGACTGGACTCGAGTCTTGGGGAACCGCCAATATCTCAAAGGCTTACTTCAGGAAGCGACTTTGGGGAAGTTGGACCATGATGAAAGCCTTGGTCATGGACAAGGAGGTCTGGAAGAAGCATGTGATGCTCGATAAGAGGACGGGACTTGATCCGCCAAACGTGAAACTAAGAGCTGCCCAGGGCTTCGATGCCACCGATTTCTTCATCACAGGTTATTGGATTTGGAGCAAGATCTTTGAGAATCTTGCTTCGGTTGGCTACGACCCGACAAACTCCTTCACAGCTGCTTATGATTGGCGCTTGTCCTACCCTAACCTCGAGGTGCGAGACCGATATTTCACCCGACTCAAATCACACATTGAAGTTGCGCTGGAGGTGGACAACAGAAAAGTTGTCTTAGCATCGCACAGCATGGGCAGCCAGGTCTTGTTCTACTTTTTCCACTGGGTGCAATCAGAGAGGGGCGGCCGCGGTGGTCAGGACTGGGTTGAGCGACATGTTGAGGCTTGGATCAACATTAGCGGATGCATGCTCGGGGCAGTCAAAGATTTGACTGCTGTACTGTCGGGTGAGATGCGCGATACAGCTCAGTTGAACCCCTTTGCGATCTACGGCCTGGAAAAGTTTCTGAGCAAGGAAGAAAGGGCTGAAATTTTCCGTGGCATGCCCGGTATATCATCTATGCTACCCATTGGTGGCAACGCCGTCTGGGGCAATCTGACATGGGCCCCAGATGACTTGCCAGGTCAGAATCGTTCGTACGGATCTTTGTTGAACTTCAGAGTCGGGTCGAACTGGACAACCCCTGATCGTAACTTCACTGTTGAGGAGGGCTTGTCCTACTTACTCAATACGACTGAGGATTGGTACCAGGATCAGCTCAAGGGCAGTTATTCTCGTGGCATTGCCCACACTATCGCCGAAGTCGAAGCCAATGAGTTGGACCCCAAGAAATGGATCAACCCTCTTGAGACCCGACTACCACTTGCACCTAGCCTCAAAATTTACTGCTTCTATGGCGTCGGGAAGCCTACAGAGCGAGGATACTATTACAGGTCCCCTGACCAGCCTCTGATGACGaatctcaacatcaccatggATACGGGCTTTACCGAAGGAGACGTCGATCACGGCGTTATCATGGGTGAGGGCGACGGGACTGTGAATCTCCTCAGCACCGGTTACATGTGCAATCATGGCTGGAACATGAAACGCTACAATCCAGCAGGTGTCAAGGTCACAGTCGTTGAAATGCCCCACGAGCCAGAACGTTTCAACCCTCGAGGAGGACCTCGTACAGCTGACCACGTCGATATTTTGGGGCGATACAACCTGAACGAGCTGCTACTGCGGGTGGCTGGTGGAAAAGGTGACACGATTACGAACTATGTTGTCAGCAATATTAAAGAATATGCATCTAGAGTCAAGATTTATGATGATCACCACgaagagaacgaggaggaaaagaggaAGTCATAGATTGAGTGCCTCACAGCGTTTTTGGTTGCGGCCtgggtggtgttgaggtATTTGGTAATGACTCTGCTGTTTTTGGCAGCGGTTGTTGTCTGGCGCTTGGGAGCATTCACCTTGTATGTTTTGCTTTGGCTTGGTATCCTCAAACCCTGATGCCAAATAGGGAGATCAAAGAGGGTCGCTTAATTTGTATTAACTCTGAAAATAGCGAAAGTTTAAAGATTATAGAGAATTCATCTTGTATCTGGTTATATATTCAAGGCAACAACTTTGGTGGAGTGTGATTCAATCATCCGTCCAGCTGGTATCTGATCAGACTGTGGCGGTGCCTATAATAGCGATCATGACATGACAGTGCTAGCCACAATTGTTTACAGCAACAGGGATTCATAGGCAGTGTTTACATGGGAACAGATGTTGATGTAAGTTAGTCCACACTCTGTTCTGTTGTTACTGTTGCTGTGTGGTCCGCCAAGACAGCGCTCTACAGGCCTGGATGAGGTCACGGTACAGCTAAACGGGCTTATAGCAACAACTGAGTTCTCGACCCCGCCACCTGAATTCTCGAAACACAACCACAGCACAAACTTTGGCTTCGGCTTTGATATTTTTTGCTTCATCTCAGGTTCTGGTCTCGTCACCTCCAGGAGATGACCACTGCGCTCGCGTCTATCCTTGGAAGCCATTGTCAATTGGCCCGTCGTCTCGTCGTATCTACCCAGCGCA
This region includes:
- a CDS encoding acyl-CoA N-acyltransferase yields the protein MAPTKIDNLPGELRYVQYEHALEAQYLPAIRALISKDLSEPYSIYVYRYFLCQWAHLCFMALNPADSSLIGVIVCKLEVHASHSNPTRRGYIAMLAVASDFRGHGIATTLVKKAIDAMTKRNADEIVLETEETNVAAMRLYEQLGFLRTKKLHRYYLNGNSAYRLVLPLKYIDLDASANDLEIIDV
- a CDS encoding uncharacterized protein (domain of unknown function-domain containing protein): MEYSDDSDFYGDDDMVMNLNNRLQRFDVQSWMLEQQQSPGRPIPDKSIVAETSHLHNPYAGVNYAWQLTETVDQFLARLPPRTTDITEDTPWIFICNPYIPRVEKSMGQNQLSKGNEDEAPEEEGSKTALVMEGGLERLELLSKFKDGLKKTNKVLATQERDIRKEIKKASDDILHLAHAAKVRAGKWMLFCTPAEVNDVWEIVAKATAKNELGIAAKVAPRPADEDSRKDRLICVYTTDFADKADVGRVLQKLRELRLVEARGRPIYYKPDAYTYIGISSGNPWGLKASIYKSSDIFQT
- a CDS encoding Lecithin:cholesterol acyltransferase-domain-containing protein is translated as MAKNLRRRNVQGQDEDTKTNESDDASREESSATDPTTHVRVVEHAVPKTRKRRNTFIFFLGSLFGIIAAGFFASSNDLIDLPEFTDLSMDNLLDALPAGLVRDIRDLIQGERDFAESYEPFSVGTKARAEGLEAYHPMIMIPGVISTGLESWGTANISKAYFRKRLWGSWTMMKALVMDKEVWKKHVMLDKRTGLDPPNVKLRAAQGFDATDFFITGYWIWSKIFENLASVGYDPTNSFTAAYDWRLSYPNLEVRDRYFTRLKSHIEVALEVDNRKVVLASHSMGSQVLFYFFHWVQSERGGRGGQDWVERHVEAWINISGCMLGAVKDLTAVLSGEMRDTAQLNPFAIYGLEKFLSKEERAEIFRGMPGISSMLPIGGNAVWGNLTWAPDDLPGQNRSYGSLLNFRVGSNWTTPDRNFTVEEGLSYLLNTTEDWYQDQLKGSYSRGIAHTIAEVEANELDPKKWINPLETRLPLAPSLKIYCFYGVGKPTERGYYYRSPDQPLMTNLNITMDTGFTEGDVDHGVIMGEGDGTVNLLSTGYMCNHGWNMKRYNPAGVKVTVVEMPHEPERFNPRGGPRTADHVDILGRYNLNELLLRVAGGKGDTITNYVVSNIKEYASRVKIYDDHHEENEEEKRKS